The Ferviditalea candida genome includes the window AGCTGGGGGCGCACGATTGCCGACGGTGCAATTATTGTTCGGGTTCCTGTCCGGCGGGGATTGCCATACCGGATGTGATGATTTCCAGTCAAGTCCGGCTAAAGGCAGGGTTGCTGCCGAAAGGACAGGAGTGGTATGAGAACAATAAGGATAAGATCATCTCCTGCGCCGATTATGAGCCCTGCAAGGATAAGCCCATTTGCGAGCCCAAATGTCCATATCGCCTGCCGATGCGGCAAGCGGTCATGGAAGCGGCAAGTTATTACAACAGCAGATTTCGTTCGGAGTCCCGTTACTGAAATGCTTCTTTGGTCGTTTACACGATTCTTGGCGTGCCGTTTTTGACGCGATATCTTCTGTATCTTGGAGCCAGTTCCTTGCAGGTGGGGATGGTCCTTGCCTTTCCGTATTTGGCCAACATCTTTAAGATTGCGGCGGCTTTTTGGATGCAACAATTCGATAATCGCCGAAGGCTTTATATTCTTTTCGGAAGCTTGCACCGCTTGCTATGGACGGCGAAAGGGCTGATTCCCTATTTATTTCCGCAGGCGTTGTGGGTTCCCGTCTACATTCTTTTATATGTCGGCGCGTTCCTCGGCAACTCCATCAATGCCGCGTATTGGACATCGCTGATCAGCGACATGGTTCCCGCGAGAGTAAGGGGCAAATATTTCGGCATCCGCAATACGGTGGCTGTGGGGAGTGGCCAGTCTGACCTTGTTCGTCGGCGGTCATGGATACGTCTTCAATTTCACCATCGGGGATACGCCGAAATCGGAACGGCCGATGTTCGTGGCGGTATTCTCCGCCATTACGGGATTGGCGGGCTTTGTCGGGCCGCTGATCGGCGGATATTTCTTCGAATTGATCGAAACTGCTCCGGCATGGATAGAACGAACGGCCCTTATGTGTTTAATGACCGGCAGGCTTTAAAAGCCGGAGTTCACTATTGACCATCGTTTATTTTTTTTTTAAACTTTAATTATTCAATTGAATTATTGAATATTATATATAAAGGGTGGTATCATGAAATATTCGATTTCTTCGCGGCCTTTTAAAGACGCCATTTACCAAAGCTTGTCCATAGTCGGGAAGACGTTGGCAAGCCCCAAACGTCTTGAACTGTTGGATTTATTGTCCCAAGGATCCAAAACGGTAGAGACATTGGCCAAGGAAACGACGATGAGCATCGCCAACGTATCGCAGCACCTGCAAACCCTGCTCGAGGCCCGGCTGGTCCGTTTCCGCAAACAAGGCACCTACGTGATTTATGAATTGGTGGATGAACGTGTAAGTCAGTTCTTGCTGGCTTTTCGCAATTTGGCCGAACACAATCTTCCGGAAATTCCGAAAATAAAAAAGGAGTTTTTCCAGGCATTCGACCATTCGGAGCCGATCGGTACGACGGAATTGACGGAACGGCTGCAAAAAGGAAACGTGAAGATCGTAGACGTGCGGCCTTCCCGGGAATACGAGTTCGGGCATATTCCGGAAGCCGTATCTTTTCCCATCGATGAGCTTGAACAACATCTGGCCGAGTTGCCGAAGGACAAGGAAATCATCGTTTACTGCCGGGGACCTTATTGCGCTTACGCTGCACAAGCGGTGGAACTGCTTCGCACGCAAGGATTTGCGGCGATCCGGTTCGAAGGAGGAGTTCAGGACTGGCGGGAGCATCAAAAACAAATGCAGCAATAATAGGTCATCCCAATAAGCGAGTCAAGAAGGAGAAGAAGGAGATGGCATCATGAAGAAGCATGCCGGAATCACGATCGGTTTAAAGGAAAACATTCTGCAATTTATTCTGCTGGTTGTCATCAATCTGTTCGTCGGTTCCATGGTCGGATTGGAAAGAACCGTCCTGCCTTTGCTGGGCGAACAACAATTCGGTCTGGCTTCGGCCAGCGCAGCGCTTTCCTTTATTATCAGTTTTGGCTTTTCGAAGGCGGTCATGAATTTTTTTGCCGGAAGCATCGCCGAGCGCATCGGTCGAAAAAAAGTGCTTCTTCTGGGCTGGGCAGTCGGTTTATTCGTCCCTGTGCTTGTCATCTTTGCAACCCAGTGGTGGATGATCGTATTTGCTAATATGTTATTGGGAATCAATCAGGGCTTATCATGGTCCATGACCGTAAATATGAAAGTGGATTTGGTCAAAGGGACGCAGCGGGGGCTGGCGATCGGACTGAACGAATTTGCCGGATATTCCGGCGTAGCCTTGGCGGCGGCGGTTTCCGGATTTATCGCCGCTTCCTATTCCCTGAGACCGGAACCTTTTTATCTGGGGATCGGGATAGCGCTTGCGGGTCTTCTGTTATCTTTTACGGTGAAAGATACCGGAAAACATCTGCAACTCCAGGCCCGAATGCAACAACGCAAGGTTGCCGATCATTTGACTCCGCGTGAAGTATTTCGTAAAACAACATGGAAGGATGCGACATTATCGAGCTGCAGCTTCGCCGGGCTTTCGACCAATTTGAAAGACGGCATGGCCTGGGGACTGTTTCCGCTTTTTTTCACAGCAGCCGGATTGTCCGTAAGCCAGATCGGCGCGCTGGTCGCTCTTTACCCGGCGTCCTGGGGATTTTTTCAGCTGTTTACGGGCGCTTTAAGCGACCGGATCGGGAGAAAATGGATAATTGCCGCCGGAATGTGGACGCAGGCCGTCGCGATTTGGTGGATTTTATTTGCCGGCAGTTTTCCATTATGGATTTTGGGCGCCATTGTATTGGGTTTGGGCACGGCTATGGTTTACCCCACGCTGCAGGCGGCGATCAGCGATGTCGCCCATCCGGACTGGCGGGCTTCCGCCATGGGGGTTTACCGTTTATGGCGCGACAGCGGCTATGCCTTCGGCGCATTGATGGCCGGAATCCTCGTGGACGTATTGAACGTTTCGTGGGCCGTCGGGCTTGTCGCTTTTTTGCCGCTGCTGGCCGGACTGGTCATAGCCCTGAGAATGAAAGAAACCTTAATCAGAAAATAATCCGCCTTGAAGCGTTAAGGCAAAGGAGGAACACGAATGATGTCCGCCCTGAAAGAATATGCCCCGAAAGTGGCGCATGATCTGCTGAAATCGGATCATTCGGTTGTTTTCGCAGACATACGGCCGGAACCGCAGTTTAACGAAGCTCATGCGGTTGGAGCCATCAATGTGCCGTACAAAGAAGAAACCTTCCCGCAAACCGTGAAGAAACTGCTGCCTGACGAAAAATCGTTAATCCTGATCGGCGATGATCCCCAGGCGGTTGATAAGGCGACAGTCGTTTTGCGGGAGTCAGGTTATCCTGTCATCGGATTTCTCAACTGGAGAAACTGGGAAGACGAACGATTTCCGGCAACCGCACTTTCGGAAATTACGGCTCAACACGTGAACGAACGTTTTCGGCAAGATAAAGAAATGGTTTTGATTGACGTTCGCAGTCGGGAAGAATGGGAAAAGGAACATATCCCGAATGCCCGCAACATCCCGCTTCCGGAATTGGAGAAAAACATTCGGGAATTCAATCCGGATCAGGACATCGTTACCGTTTGCGGGATCGGCGGCGGAAGAAGCGCAGCCGCATATTCGATTTTAAGAAGACACGGATTTCACAACGCCAGATTGTTAAAAGGCGGCGTGCAAGCCTGGAAAAATGAAAACTTGCCGGTGGAATAAGGAAAGGGGAAGCGGAAATGGCATTATTTGATAAGGAAGCATCCACCTATGATGACTGGTGCAAAACACCGCTCGGTTCGTTCGTCGACCATTTGGAAAAAAAATTGATGGCAAAAAGCGCGCAGCCGCAAGCAGGAGAAAAAGCTTTGGACCTGGGATGCGGGACGGGAATTTACGCCATATGGCTGGCGAAACAGGGACTTGACGTGACCGGAATCGATCTATCCTCGGAAATGCTGGCCAAAGCGCGGGAAAAAGCACAGCGGGAAGATCTTGCGGTTCATTGGGTTCAAGGGGATATTACCCGACTTTCTTTTGACCATGAAACGTTCGATCTTGTGATTTGCAATATTGTTTTGGAATTTGTGGGGGATCCTGAGAAAGTTGTAGCGGAAGCGATTCGCGTGATAAAAAAGGGTGGCCGATTGGTTGTCGGGTTGATCAACAAAGAAAGTTACTGGGGAAGAACATATGCGCAAAAGGGAAGAATCAATCCTCATAGTGTCTTTGCAAATGCCCGGTTTTATTCGGAAGCGGACATCAGAACTTGGGAAACCAATCATCTTGTCTCTTTGGACTATGGATTATATATCACTCCGGAAAATTTCGAAAACATAAATCAAGCACTGAAATTGGAGAATGAGCGTTCCCGGATTCCCGATAAAAACGAAGCCGGCTTTATCGTCGCTAGATGGAATGTATAGTATTGGAAAATTAATCCAGCGGTTGGCGGACGGTTAAGGCATGGAGTTCGACCGGCCCTGTTTGAGAAACTGCAAATAAAACGTCGTGCCTTGACCTTGGACGCTTTCGACCCGTACGGTACCGCCGTGGGCCTCCACCAATTTTTTGACAATGGCGAGGCCGATTCCGCTGCCGCCCGATTTCCTGTTCCTTGATTTATCCCCCCGATAAAGCCGTTCGAAAATATACGGCAAGTCTTCCGAAGCTATGCCTGCTCCCGTGTCGTGAACCGCGATAACGATGGCTTGATCATCCTCTTTCGCCCGGATTTCCACAACGCCTCCTTCCGGGGTAAACTTTAGCGAATTGCTTAATAGATTCACCAGGATTTGGATGAAACGGTCCCGATCGGTTGAAAGAACAATGGAAGGAGGGCATTGGACGGTCAAACGCACGTTTTTTTTCATGAACGAGGCCGTTGCGATATCGCTGCTTTGCCGAATCAGCAGCGCTAAAGGTTCCGGTTTGCATTCAAGCTGAAAATACGGGGATTCCAGGGCCGTTAATTGTTCCAGGTCGGACACTAACGCAATGAGCCGTTGGGTCTCGTCATAGCATGCCTGCAGGCGGGAAGGAGTCGGTTCCCAAATCCGATCCAGCAAAGCTTGTATGTGGCTTTTCAAGGTGGCAAGCGGCGTCCGCAGTTCATGGGCGATATCTTGCGTCATGGCTTCGCGCAGCTGCTCCTGTCGGTTTAATTGTACGGCGAGTTCATTCAATGCTTTTCCCAGTTCCGCCAACTCGTCATTTCCTTTGATTCGGGTCCGGACGGCCAGGTTCCCTTTTGCCATTTGTTCCGCCGTAAGCTTCATCTCCACTAGGGGTGCGGAGAGGAGTTTGGCTATATAAAGACTGATCATGATCGTCAGAATGACGGATCCGAACAGGGTCCACAGCATGGATTGCAGCAATGCTTGTTCCAAATGTTCAAACAGTCCGGGAAGACTGAGATCGGCTCCGTATTGCACTTGGAACATATTAAAATGATAGTGGGTTTCCGCCATCAGGACGCCCCCGGCGATCAGCAGTATTCCCGATGCCACTCCGATCAACCATAGCGACAGGCGAAAGCGCAGATCACGTTTCATCTCAAGCCCCCCCGATAAATCGGTATCCGGATCCGTAGACGGTCGCAATGTATTTCGGCTGCCTGGGGTCGGGCTCGATTTTTTGGCGCAAATTTTTGATGTGCTGATCGATGGCGCGCATGTCTCCGTCAAAATCAAAACCCATCACCTTTTCCACCAACTCCTCACGGGAAAACGGTCTCTGCGGATGTCGAGCGAGCAGGAGAAGCAGTTTGAATTCGCTTGGCGTCAAGTTGACCGGTTGAGAACGGAAAATCACTTCATGACGCACCGAATCAATCGTTAATTCGCCATCATGAAACGAGATGCGATCAGCCAATAAGTGGACATCGTCGCTTCGACGCAAAACGGCCCGGACTCTGGCCACCAATTCACGGGGATCGAAAGGCTTGATCATGTAGTCATCGGCGCCGATCGACAAGCCGTGAATCCGGTTTTCCCCGGTTACTTTGGCGGTCAGCATGAGAATCGGAACGGAAGATATCCGGCGTATTGTCCGGCAAACTTCTTCTCCCGGGAAGTCGGGCAGCATCAAATCGAGTACGATCAGATCGACAGGAGTATTCCTTACTGTCTGCAATGCTGCGGATCCCGTATCGGCCTCCAGGGTTCGAAATCCGTTGTTTTGCAAATAAGATGCGACGACATCCCGGATTTTATCTTCGTCATCGACGATTAAGATCGTTTTCATTCGGCAACCTCGAACGTGCTCGTTTTCTTCTTATTATGACAAAAAAAGGACGAACGTTCCATATCATTCCGGCATGTTGCCCGCTTTGGGATCCGCTTTGAAGTTGGTCTTATAATCCGTATACTTCACTTCTGTCACCATGCCGGCGGAAGCGTGGTGAAGGTCGTGGCAGTGGAACATCCAATTGCCTTCGTTGTCCGCCCGAAAAGCTACGATATATTCTTCGCCGGGTCTAACGTTTAATGTATCTTTGATTAACGGAGCTCCTTGCAGCGGTTGACCGTTTTTGCTCAAGACTTGAAAAAAATGTCCGTGAAGATGCATCGGATGATCATCCATCATCGAGCGGTTGATCAGACGGACTTTGACGGTATCGCCTTTTTTCACGTTCAACGGTTCGGTTTCCGGAAACGTTTTGCCGTTGATCGTATAAACCATTCCGCCCATTTTCATTTCGGTATTGAGATTCATCGTGTATTCCAATGTGTACTTTTGATCCAATGTGAAGGACGATGGTCCGGCCTGGCCGTATCGGTCCATGTCTACCGCCGCAAGATTTGCCGTTTCATTCGGCCGATCCGGACCGAGATCCGCTCCTTCGTAAGCGATGACCGCTTTCATTCCGGCAACGGCTTTGTTGGCTCCATGATCTTCGATCAGCCATTGTCCGGGGTGATTCGCTTTAAATTCAATGTCGTAGCGTTCCCCGGGGGCGATCCTGACCAGGTTATCTTTCACGACACCGGGATGGTTTATCGGCTGTCCGTCAACCGCGGCAATATAAAACTCATGGCCGTGCAAGTGGATTTGATGGGAAAGGTATCCCGCGTTGATAAGCCGTATGCGCACTTTATCCCCTTGCTTCACGGGAAGTTTGTCGACGAGCGGTCCGGATTTGCCGTTCACCGTGAACAGATCGTACATGCTCATGTTGTGGCCCATCCCCGTTGGCTGATTGTCATTTCCGGCGGCATTTGACTCCGCGTGATTTTCGGAATCGCCCCTGTTCATATTGTCATGACCCATGCCAGACATGCCAGACATTTCCGACATGCCGGTTGAATTGGAAGTTTCCGGAATGCCCGAGCTCATCCATTCGTCAAGCACGAGGGTGTAGTCTCTATCGACCTTGTCGGCATCTTTCGGTTCCACGATGAATGCCCCGTACAGACCCCGGTCGACTTGATTGACGCTGTCCTGATGAGAGTGGTACCAATAAGTGCCCGGAACTTCCGCTTTAAACTCATAGGTGAAAGATTGTCCCGGCTGCACGGCATTCTGCGTCACGCCCGGAATTCCGTCCATTGCGTTGGGGACCGGAATGCCGTGCCAATGAATGGTGACCGGTTCGGGAAGCCGGTTTGTCAATCGGACTTTCACGGTTTCTCCCTGTTTCACCCGGATTTCCGGACCGGGAACGGAATTGTTGAATGTCCAGACCGGTAGGGTGACATCCGTTGATAATTGCTGATTGCTTTCGACAGCGATCAGCGCGAACTCGTTACCGGTCAAGATCCTGGTCTTTTCCGTCTTCGAATTGCTTGCTGTTTTGCCATTATCGGGTTGAGAAGGCTTCGAATGATTCATCATGGAATGATCCATGCGTTTCATGGAATCGGACCCGCCGGGGTTGAGGCAGCCCGTAAGCAGAATGGCCAAGGAGCCAGCCGCGATTAACGCTTTATAGTTCCGACTGTACTTCAAAATGATCTCCCATCCTTTCAGTATGTCTCGATTTTTCTCAGCTTTATCATAGCTCTGGTTTGTGTAGAAGTTGTGATTACTAAATAAAATGAAAATGATAAAATCTGTCGGCAAGTATTTCTTCTCTTTTTGATTGCTGATATCGTAGGATATAGAGGAGGACCACATCTTCCATTCACCTGATCTAACGTGGGTTTGGCGTATTAAGTAAAAGATGCTTGGCAAAAACGAAAGGGGTATAAAAATATGTCTGATCGTCCGGCGGGTTATATCCGACAAACCCGTTCTGTGGTTCAATCAGTGAACGGAATGGTGGCCACGAGCCATCCTTTGGCGGCTGCGGCCGGATTGCGAATTCTGCAAGCCGGCGGCAATGCTTTTGACGCGGCCGTCGCTGTGGCCGCCGCGCTGTGTGTCGCGGAACCGATGATGACGGGATTGGGCGGGGATATGTTCGCGCTCGTGTATAACAGCAAGACGGGGATTGTCGACGGCTTGAACGCCAGCGGAAGAGCTGCCGGACTGGCCACGATTGATGCTTATCGCCGCATGGGGTACGATAAGATCCCCGCTGACGGCATTTATTCCGTATCGGTTCCCGGAGTAGTGGACGGATGGTGGGCACTGCTCCAAAAATATGGGACGATGGGCTTTCGGGAAGTGCTGCAACCCGCCATTGCTTATGCCGAAGAAGGCTGCCCGGTTGGGGAGATCGTTGCCCATTATTGGCGGAAAGCGGAATCGCTTCTGTTGAAATCGGAAGAGAGCCGAAGCAAATATTTGCTCGCTGACAAAGCGCCGGTGCAAGGAACGTTGTTCAAACAGCCCGATCTGGCGCGGACGTTGAAACTTCTGGCGGAAGGCGGCAGAGATGCTTTCTATGAAGGTGAAATCGCCGGCCGGATAGAGGATTATATGCTGAGAAAAGGCGGGTTTTTGCGAAGGAGCGACCTTTCCGAGCATCGTTCCAACTGGGTGAAGCCGATCTCCGCCTTTTATCGGGGTTACGAAGTGCTGGAGATTCCGCCAAACGGCCAAGGGCTGGTCGTGCTGGAAATGCTGAATATTCTGGAGCATTTTGACATTGCCGGCATGGGCCACAACTCGTCCACTTTCATTCACTTGTTTGCCGAAGCGAAAAAGCTTGCCTATATGGATCGGGACCACTATATCGCCGATTCGGAATTTGCGGATGTGCCGACCGAACGGCTGCTGTCCAAGGAGTATGGGAGCCGGCTTGCGGACAAGATCCGCAGCTCCCCTCAATTATCCCCTTATTATGGCGCGGAGCTTGGAGGCGACACTGTTTATTTGACGGTTGCCGATCACCACGGCAATATAGCTTCCGTCACCAACAGCATCTTCAGTTCGTTCGGAAGCGGGGAGCTTGTGGAGGATACCGGAATTTTTCTGCAGAATCGAGGTTCGCTGTTTTCTCTCGATCCCGAACATTTGAATGCGCTGCAGCCCGGAAAACGACCGTTCCATACGATTATCCCTTCCATGGTGCTCAAAGACGGCAAACCGGTCATCTCTTTCGGCGTGATGGGGGCCGATATGCAGCCGCAGGGTCAGGTTCAGACATTGATCAATATGATCGATTTCGGAATGAACGTACAAATGGCCGGGGAGGTTCCGCGCTTCCGCCATTACAACGAGGGCTTGTTTGTAGAATCGGAGATTGGAGAAGCGGTCCGCAAGGAATTGCGGGAGCTGGGCTATCGCATTCTCTCGCCCGAAGAGGGTGATCCCTTCGCCGTGGGCGGCTATCAGGCGATCCGTATCGATCCGGATACGGGAGTTCTGGAGGGCGGCTCCGACCCGCGCAAAGACGGCTGCGCGATAGGCTATTAGCAAAATAATGTTTAATTTGATGCTGCCGCACGCGGTCTAGGTTGGAAAGTTTACTTACCGGCCAATTCTTCATACTTGCTGATGTATTTGGCCACGGCCAGCACGAAGGTGGCGTGCGACCAAGTGAGCGGGGCGACGGAGAGGGGGCTGCCGTCAAACGGGTCAAGCTGCTCCGGCAGGACGCCGCTTTCCAGGGTATGGCGGACCACCCACTCCAGAGTCGATTTTGGCGAAGCTAAATCGGCAAGGGTTTGGGCCACCTCGATTTCCCATTCGGCATACCAAAGGGTGCAGATGATCCAGGGATTTCCGGGTATTCGTTCCGTGTCCGCGGAGCGCTGAAAATAATAGTCCCGTTTGTAGCGGGCAATGCCTCCGACCGGTGTTTGG containing:
- a CDS encoding rhodanese-like domain-containing protein yields the protein MMSALKEYAPKVAHDLLKSDHSVVFADIRPEPQFNEAHAVGAINVPYKEETFPQTVKKLLPDEKSLILIGDDPQAVDKATVVLRESGYPVIGFLNWRNWEDERFPATALSEITAQHVNERFRQDKEMVLIDVRSREEWEKEHIPNARNIPLPELEKNIREFNPDQDIVTVCGIGGGRSAAAYSILRRHGFHNARLLKGGVQAWKNENLPVE
- a CDS encoding multicopper oxidase family protein, whose product is MKYSRNYKALIAAGSLAILLTGCLNPGGSDSMKRMDHSMMNHSKPSQPDNGKTASNSKTEKTRILTGNEFALIAVESNQQLSTDVTLPVWTFNNSVPGPEIRVKQGETVKVRLTNRLPEPVTIHWHGIPVPNAMDGIPGVTQNAVQPGQSFTYEFKAEVPGTYWYHSHQDSVNQVDRGLYGAFIVEPKDADKVDRDYTLVLDEWMSSGIPETSNSTGMSEMSGMSGMGHDNMNRGDSENHAESNAAGNDNQPTGMGHNMSMYDLFTVNGKSGPLVDKLPVKQGDKVRIRLINAGYLSHQIHLHGHEFYIAAVDGQPINHPGVVKDNLVRIAPGERYDIEFKANHPGQWLIEDHGANKAVAGMKAVIAYEGADLGPDRPNETANLAAVDMDRYGQAGPSSFTLDQKYTLEYTMNLNTEMKMGGMVYTINGKTFPETEPLNVKKGDTVKVRLINRSMMDDHPMHLHGHFFQVLSKNGQPLQGAPLIKDTLNVRPGEEYIVAFRADNEGNWMFHCHDLHHASAGMVTEVKYTDYKTNFKADPKAGNMPE
- a CDS encoding response regulator transcription factor, with the translated sequence MKTILIVDDEDKIRDVVASYLQNNGFRTLEADTGSAALQTVRNTPVDLIVLDLMLPDFPGEEVCRTIRRISSVPILMLTAKVTGENRIHGLSIGADDYMIKPFDPRELVARVRAVLRRSDDVHLLADRISFHDGELTIDSVRHEVIFRSQPVNLTPSEFKLLLLLARHPQRPFSREELVEKVMGFDFDGDMRAIDQHIKNLRQKIEPDPRQPKYIATVYGSGYRFIGGA
- a CDS encoding sensor histidine kinase is translated as MKRDLRFRLSLWLIGVASGILLIAGGVLMAETHYHFNMFQVQYGADLSLPGLFEHLEQALLQSMLWTLFGSVILTIMISLYIAKLLSAPLVEMKLTAEQMAKGNLAVRTRIKGNDELAELGKALNELAVQLNRQEQLREAMTQDIAHELRTPLATLKSHIQALLDRIWEPTPSRLQACYDETQRLIALVSDLEQLTALESPYFQLECKPEPLALLIRQSSDIATASFMKKNVRLTVQCPPSIVLSTDRDRFIQILVNLLSNSLKFTPEGGVVEIRAKEDDQAIVIAVHDTGAGIASEDLPYIFERLYRGDKSRNRKSGGSGIGLAIVKKLVEAHGGTVRVESVQGQGTTFYLQFLKQGRSNSMP
- a CDS encoding class I SAM-dependent methyltransferase; the encoded protein is MALFDKEASTYDDWCKTPLGSFVDHLEKKLMAKSAQPQAGEKALDLGCGTGIYAIWLAKQGLDVTGIDLSSEMLAKAREKAQREDLAVHWVQGDITRLSFDHETFDLVICNIVLEFVGDPEKVVAEAIRVIKKGGRLVVGLINKESYWGRTYAQKGRINPHSVFANARFYSEADIRTWETNHLVSLDYGLYITPENFENINQALKLENERSRIPDKNEAGFIVARWNV
- the ggt gene encoding gamma-glutamyltransferase; this encodes MSDRPAGYIRQTRSVVQSVNGMVATSHPLAAAAGLRILQAGGNAFDAAVAVAAALCVAEPMMTGLGGDMFALVYNSKTGIVDGLNASGRAAGLATIDAYRRMGYDKIPADGIYSVSVPGVVDGWWALLQKYGTMGFREVLQPAIAYAEEGCPVGEIVAHYWRKAESLLLKSEESRSKYLLADKAPVQGTLFKQPDLARTLKLLAEGGRDAFYEGEIAGRIEDYMLRKGGFLRRSDLSEHRSNWVKPISAFYRGYEVLEIPPNGQGLVVLEMLNILEHFDIAGMGHNSSTFIHLFAEAKKLAYMDRDHYIADSEFADVPTERLLSKEYGSRLADKIRSSPQLSPYYGAELGGDTVYLTVADHHGNIASVTNSIFSSFGSGELVEDTGIFLQNRGSLFSLDPEHLNALQPGKRPFHTIIPSMVLKDGKPVISFGVMGADMQPQGQVQTLINMIDFGMNVQMAGEVPRFRHYNEGLFVESEIGEAVRKELRELGYRILSPEEGDPFAVGGYQAIRIDPDTGVLEGGSDPRKDGCAIGY
- a CDS encoding MFS transporter, coding for MKKHAGITIGLKENILQFILLVVINLFVGSMVGLERTVLPLLGEQQFGLASASAALSFIISFGFSKAVMNFFAGSIAERIGRKKVLLLGWAVGLFVPVLVIFATQWWMIVFANMLLGINQGLSWSMTVNMKVDLVKGTQRGLAIGLNEFAGYSGVALAAAVSGFIAASYSLRPEPFYLGIGIALAGLLLSFTVKDTGKHLQLQARMQQRKVADHLTPREVFRKTTWKDATLSSCSFAGLSTNLKDGMAWGLFPLFFTAAGLSVSQIGALVALYPASWGFFQLFTGALSDRIGRKWIIAAGMWTQAVAIWWILFAGSFPLWILGAIVLGLGTAMVYPTLQAAISDVAHPDWRASAMGVYRLWRDSGYAFGALMAGILVDVLNVSWAVGLVAFLPLLAGLVIALRMKETLIRK
- a CDS encoding ArsR/SmtB family transcription factor; the protein is MKYSISSRPFKDAIYQSLSIVGKTLASPKRLELLDLLSQGSKTVETLAKETTMSIANVSQHLQTLLEARLVRFRKQGTYVIYELVDERVSQFLLAFRNLAEHNLPEIPKIKKEFFQAFDHSEPIGTTELTERLQKGNVKIVDVRPSREYEFGHIPEAVSFPIDELEQHLAELPKDKEIIVYCRGPYCAYAAQAVELLRTQGFAAIRFEGGVQDWREHQKQMQQ